A stretch of the Desulfobacter sp. genome encodes the following:
- a CDS encoding IS4 family transposase, translated as MTHISVPKKQLRSLNFDNFRCPLIKSLSKAPELQSRGDRPLKMTFEDQINALVYFHLQEHKSARHLIQDLKENVFAKENIAPDGGISRSSFCEAINHRGLEQLQFIFEDLYKQALECHPGEHAELGELVSIDGSLINAVLSMHWANYRKGSKKAKVHCGFDINHGIPNKIFLTEGNGAERTFVPKILSKGQTGVMDRGYQSHKEFDLLQEQGKHFVCRIKTRTTRTIIDNHETPSDSYIFYDALVKLGTPNQNQTKRPVRVVGYKIAGVKYYVATDRHDLTAEQIATIYKLRWTIEDFFKWWKEHLKVYHLIARSEYGLMVQILGGLITYLLLAIHCQKQFNEKVTIKRVRQLRTTILNDLFGCEEQGSHSSNRDNIVKDQKIIEQAKT; from the coding sequence ATGACGCACATCTCAGTCCCTAAAAAACAACTACGGTCCCTGAACTTTGACAATTTCAGGTGCCCTCTGATAAAGTCACTTTCAAAAGCACCGGAATTACAATCTCGAGGAGACCGCCCTTTAAAAATGACATTCGAAGACCAGATAAATGCTTTGGTTTATTTCCATCTTCAGGAGCACAAGTCTGCCCGACATTTAATTCAGGATCTCAAGGAGAATGTTTTTGCTAAAGAAAATATTGCGCCAGACGGTGGTATCAGCCGTAGTAGTTTCTGTGAAGCCATCAATCACAGGGGACTCGAACAACTGCAATTTATCTTTGAGGATCTTTATAAACAGGCTCTTGAGTGTCATCCGGGTGAACACGCCGAGTTAGGAGAGTTGGTTTCCATTGACGGTAGTCTCATAAATGCAGTCCTTTCAATGCACTGGGCGAACTACAGAAAAGGAAGTAAAAAAGCCAAAGTACATTGCGGATTTGACATTAATCACGGAATCCCAAACAAAATCTTTTTGACTGAAGGCAACGGCGCTGAACGCACTTTTGTTCCCAAAATACTTTCCAAGGGGCAAACAGGTGTTATGGATCGTGGATATCAATCCCATAAAGAATTTGACCTGCTTCAGGAGCAAGGCAAACATTTTGTCTGCCGTATAAAAACCAGGACAACAAGAACAATTATTGATAACCACGAGACCCCTTCCGACAGCTACATTTTTTATGATGCACTGGTTAAACTTGGTACTCCGAATCAAAACCAGACGAAAAGGCCTGTTCGGGTTGTTGGCTATAAAATTGCTGGCGTCAAATACTATGTGGCAACTGACAGGCATGATTTAACAGCGGAACAAATAGCAACAATTTATAAACTCCGGTGGACCATTGAGGATTTTTTCAAATGGTGGAAAGAACATCTGAAGGTATATCATCTCATTGCCCGCAGTGAATACGGCCTTATGGTTCAGATTCTTGGCGGCCTTATCACTTACCTGTTACTGGCAATCCATTGCCAAAAACAGTTTAATGAAAAGGTCACGATCAAAAGAGTTCGGCAGCTGCGAACCACCATTCTAAATGACCTGTTTGGCTGCGAGGAGCAGGGCTCTCATAGTTCAAACAGGGACAATATTGTCAAAGATCAAAAAATTATTGAGCAAGCAAAAACCTAA